One window of the Bombus pyrosoma isolate SC7728 linkage group LG5, ASM1482585v1, whole genome shotgun sequence genome contains the following:
- the LOC122567359 gene encoding probable G-protein coupled receptor Mth-like 1 isoform X2, which yields MLAITWSQAKDNNCCSDGLISLDTQNCSDGKTINLVCPFGWYIVDPDMRTFDNFTIIEEYGKLWLQFVDTTSTKIEAERFCVAKNQHTGVKIALVCIDIEYDGIQWRNTLFCTLSIISAIFLIITLAVYVLLPELREIQDKAMMAVVTSLTVSYIILSIQMLRQSHGDDYHICVSLGFILYFGFMAVFFWLNIVSFNIWRIVWFKDFMIGDKMLFTIYSIIGWSGPLCLLIAILITHHVEGNHLKPGFGESSCWFNGHEQTWAYFYGPISILLTLNVIYLGLTGWRLWHQYRDYSGSKLRVLRFKCLLYVKLILFMGVTWIFEVLSYADHSKQDFWIPMDILNALQGFIIFLLLVGTRKRVRKLLAKKRPCGIGFPKSWAAYEDEECEEVLPEEVELSQHD from the exons ATGTTGGCGATCACATGGAGTCAGGCGAAAGACAACAATTGCTGTTCGGATGGTCTCATATCGTTAGATACGCAGAATTGTTCTGATGGCAAGACGATTAATCTCGTGTGCCCATTTGGTTGGTACATAGTCGATCCTGACATGCGCACGTTCGATAACTTCACTATAATCGAGGAATATGGGAAACTGTGGCTGCAGTTTGTAGACACGACATCCACAAAAATAGAAGCAGAGAG attCTGCGTGGCAAAAAATCAGCACACTGGTGTCAAAATTGCTTTGGTATGCATAGATATTGAATACGACGGTATTCAATGGAGAAACACATTGTTCTGCACCCTGAGTATCATATCGGCCATATTTTTGATCATCACCTTGGCAGTTTATGTTTTGCTACCAGAATTAAGAGAGATTCAAGATAAAGCAATGATGGCTGTAGTCACGTCATTAACAGTTAGCTATATCATCCTTTCTATTCAGATGTTGAGGCAGTCGCACGGTGATGATTATCATATATGTGTCTCTCTAG GATTCATTCTATATTTCGGTTTTATGGCTGTTTTCTTCTGGTTAAACATCGTCTCATTCAATATATGGAGAATAGTTTG GTTTAAAGATTTCATGATCGGAGATAAAATgctttttactatttattctattatcgGCTGGAGTGGACCATTATGcttattaattgcaattttgatTACTCATCACGTAGAAGGAAACCATCTGAAACCCGGTTTTGGAGAAAGCAGCTGTTGGTTCAACG GACATGAACAAACGTGGGCGTATTTTTATGGACcaattagtattttattaacgttaaacgttatctATCTCGGCTTAACTGGCTGGCGATTGTGGCATCAATATCGTGACTACAGCGGAAGCAAATTACGAGTACTTCGTTTTAAATGCCTGCTTTACGTCAAACTGATACTTTTCATGGGCGTAACATGGATTTTTGAAGTGCTTTCGTATGCTGATCATAGTAAACAAGATTTCTG gATACCGATGGATATACTGAATGCGTTACAAGGCTTTATAATATTCCTCTTGTTGGTTGGGACGCGAAAACGAGTGAGAAAGTTGTTGGCCAAGAAGAGACCTTGTGGGATTGGCTTCCCAAAATCTTGGGCAGCTTACGAGGATGAAGAGTGCGAGGAAGTACTACCTGAAGAAGTCGAATTATCGCAACATGATTag
- the LOC122567349 gene encoding RNA helicase aquarius: MENQNTMTAKSNNPAPTVEQINADRITQLANKYWAPHTMDSHLPFSSQIVEDIYIQEICASKFSIRRIMMLEFSQYLENFLWPYYNTKIATRAHTMSIVVMVNEKFRERVQVWKVFEKLPEYFSEFFQKVLETCLEDSIMDFDLKEQTALIVFLNHCFNSMEVLLVREEVKRLVSLSMWISLQQGRRELEFRKYPKWRKYWKVIIKKDNPEYKEKLEWERKFLHRLMIKFMTILETVPEEGPLLPDKVRYCERFLELVIDLEALLPTRRFFNTVMDDCHLVVRCQLSNLLHRPEGELFGQLLEMLKFYARFEINEESGDPLTDHDMTQLHYTKITSLQKAVFAKFPDLRSFALANVASVDTRESLYKHFGLLSQEKLRSIASYLSLVPSEEREKDENWYRYDIDFLRELLISRHERRASQLEELNEMPLYPTEEIIWNESIVPTEYFSGEGCLALPKLNLQFLTLHDYLLRNFNLFRLESTYEIRQDIEDAVSRLSPWRAEDGGVYFGGWARMAQPITQFAVVEVAKPNIGEKRPSRVRADVTINLSVRKEIKSEWENLRKHDVCFLITVKPQNPIGTKYSHKLPFVPQVGLTTVRGCEVEGMLDSNGRVIEDGPEPRPILPGDTRTYRVWLDCNQYRIDMDNASHGGEDVYESFNIIMRRKPKENNFKAVLETIRELMNTECVVPYWLHDIILGYGDPGAARYSRMPNEIASMDFNDTFLDINHLKNSFPQYEIKISTNDESKLVRPFRLTFEDVLAKHNVEPVKKVIKIEPHVPPSRGPYKANEPKKNQIPFTPTQVEAIRAGMQPGLTLVVGPPGTGKTDVAVQIISNLYHNFPNQRTLIVTHSNQALNQLFEKIMALDIDERHLLRLGHGEEALETEKDFSRYGRVNYVLAKRLDLLMEVQRLQESLNVKGDVAYTCETAGHFFMYQILTRWERFETRIKQRQGTGNNAPTAFIIDEEFPFHKFFDNAPKPLFKRNSYEEDLEIACSCFRYIERIFAQLEEFRAFELLRSGLDRSKYLLVKEAKVIAMTCTHAALKRRELVDMGFKYDNILMEESAQILEIETFIPLLLQNPQDGYNRLKRWIMIGDHHQLPPVIKNMAFQKYSNMEQSLFARFVRLGVPTVDLDGQGRARPSICNLYNWRYKKLGNLAHVENSPEYLVANAGFLYDFQLINVEDFNGVGESEPSAYFYQNLAEAEYCVAVFMYMRLLGYPADKISILTTYNGQKHLIRDVINIRCASNPLIGRPNKVTTVDKYQGQQNDYILLSLVKTRAVGHLRDARRLVVAMSRARLGLYVFARVSLFNNCFELTPAFAQLMQRPLKLQLLPQEHYPTERLNDANLSTSPMEIEDMPHMAKFVYDYYIEKVSGMKESQKVWQKPGMMQTPNSPSYKVPAHPGADDDTDDEEINQMEDEQENIKEEENKEPKFELIKNLVEDLTSENEGSGR; this comes from the exons ATGGAAAATCAAAACACTATGACAGCTAAAAGCAATAATCCTGCTCCCACAGTGGAACAGATTAATGCTGATCGTATAACACAG cttgcaaataaatattggGCACCACATACTATGGATTCACATCTTCCATTCAGTTCACAAATAgtagaagatatttatatcCAAGAAATATGTGCatctaaattttctattcgaaGAATTATGATGTTAGAATTCAGTcagtatttagaaaattttttatggccatattacaatacaaaaattgCAACTCGTGCTCATACCATGTCCATTGTTGTTATggtgaatgaaaaatttcgagaaCGTGTTCAAGTTTGGAAAGTATTTGAGAAACTTccagaatatttttctgaatttttccaaaaagtCTTAGAGACATGCCTTGAAGACAGTATAATGGACTTTGATTTGAAAGAACAAACAGCATTGATCGTTTTTTTGAATCATTGTTTTAATTCCATGGAAGTATTATTAGTAAGAGAAGAAGTAAAACGGCTGGTGTCATTGTCTATGTGGATTTCACTGCAACAAGGTCGTAGAGAATTAGAGTTtagaaaatatccaaagtggAGAAAGTACTGGAAGGTTATAATCAAAAAAGATAATCctgaatataaagaaaagttaGAGTGGGAACGTAAATTTTTACACagattaatgataaaatttatgacAATATTGGAGACAGTACCGGAGGAAG GGCCACTCTTACCAGATAAGGTACGATATTGTGAAAGGTTTCTTGAGTTAGTAATAGATTTAGAAGCTCTATTACCGACTAGACGTTTCTTCAATACTGTTATGGATGATTGTCATCTGGTAGTGAGATGTCAGCTATCCAATTTATTACATCGTCCAGAAGGTGAATTGTTTGGCCAG CTATTAGAAATGTTGAAGTTTTACGCGAGATTTGAAATCAACGAAGAAAGCGGCGACCCCCTCACTGATCACGATATGACACAATTGCATTACACTAAAATTACTTCGCTTCAG AAAGCAGTTTTTGCGAAGTTCCCGGACTTACGAAGCTTTGCGTTGGCGAATGTGGCGAGCGTTGATACAAGAGAATCTCTTTATAAACATTTCGGGTTGCTCAG TCAAGAGAAGTTAAGATCAATTGCGAGTTACCTCAGTTTGGTACCATCGGAAGAACGCGAGAAAGATGAGAATTGGTACCGGTATGATATAGACTTTCTTCGAGAACTTTTG ATTTCACGTCACGAGCGTAGAGCTTCTCAGTTAGAGGAGCTCAATGAAATGCCACTTTATCCAACAGAAGAGATCATTTGGAACGAGAGTATTGTACcgacagaatatttttctggCGAAGGTTGTTTAGCTTTGCCAAAATTGAATCTACAATTTCTTACTCTGCACGATTATTTACTGAGAAACTTCAATCTATTCCGACTTGAATCAACTT atgaAATACGGCAAGATATCGAAGATGCTGTGAGCAGACTAAGCCCTTG GCGAGCCGAAGATGGTGGTGTTTACTTCGGCGGTTGGGCTAGAATGGCTCAACCTATTACACAGTTTGCTGTAGTCGAGGTAGCGAAACCTAACATTGGCGAGAAAAGACCATCCAGAGTACGTGCTGATGTCACAATAAACTTAAGTGTTCGTAAAGAAATTAAGTCTGAATGGGAGAATCTCCGGAAACATGATGTCTGTTTCCTCATTACAGTTAAACCACAAAACCCAATCG GTACAAAATACAGTCACAAACTACCTTTTGTACCACAAGTTGGATTAACAACTGTTCGAGGATGTGAAGTTGAAGGTATGTTAGATTCAAACGGTAGAGTAATCGAAGATGGACCTGAACCACGCCCGATTTTACCTGGAGATACTCGCACGTATAGAGTTTGGCTAGATTGTAATCAATATAGGATTGATATGGATAACGCTAGCCATGGTGGTGAAGATGTATATGAAAGTTTTAACATCATAATGAGACGTAAACCTaaagagaataatttcaaagcAGTTTTGGAAACGATAAGAGAGCTTATGAATACAGAATGCGTCGTACCCTATTGGTTGCATGACATAATTCTCGGATATGGTGATCCTGGTGCTGCTCGTTATTCTAG aATGCCAAATGAAATTGCGTCAATGGATTTCAATGATACATTTCTTgatataaatcatttaaaaaatagcttCCCTCAATATGAAATTAAGATTTCTACCAATGATGAATCAAAATTAGTACGTCCTTTTCGTTTAACATTTGAAGATGTACTTGCGAAACATAATGTTGAACCCGTaaagaaagttattaaaattgaaccTCACGTGCCACCCAGTAGAGGCCCTTATAAAGCTAACGAACCAAAAAA AAATCAGATTCCTTTTACACCAACGCAGGTCGAAGCCATTCGTGCAGGTATGCAACCAGGATTGACGCTTGTTGTAGGTCCTCCTGGTACTGGTAAAACGGATGTCGCTGttcaaattatatcaaatCTTTATCATAATTTCCCGAATCAGAGAACCCTTATAGTTACACATTCTAATCAAGCACTGAATCAactttttgagaaaatcaTGGCACTTGATATAGATGAAAGACATTTATTGCGTCTTGGTCATGGCGAAGAAGCGCTAGAAACTGAGAAAGATTTCAGCAGATACGGTAGAGTTAATTATGTTCTAGCCAAACGTTTGGATCTTTTAATGGAAGTTCAAAGATTACAG GAATCCTTAAACGTAAAAGGTGATGTCGCATATACATGCGAAACAGCAGGACACTTTTTTATGTATCAAATACTAACAAGATGGGAACGCTTTGAAACCAGAATTAAGCAAAGACAGGGAACAGGAAATAATGCACCTACTGCTTTTATCATAGATGAAGAATTTccatttcataaattctttgACAATGCGCCAAAACCGTTATTTAAGCGAAATTCGTATGAAGAAGATCTTGAAATAGCATGCAGTTGTTTTCg ATATATAGAGCGAATTTTTGCTCAATTAGAAGAGTTTAGAGCTTTCGAGTTATTACGATCTGGCTTAGAcagatcaaaatatttattagtcAAAGAAGCAAAAGTTATTGCTATGACTTGTACTCATGCTGCTCTTAAAAGACGTGAACTAGTAGACATGGGATTTAAATACGACAACATTCTCATGGAAGAATCTGctcaaattttagaaattgaaacttttataCCGTTATTACTACAGAATCCACAAGATGGATATAATCGATTGAAACGTTGGATAATGATAGGAGATCATCATCAGTTACCACCAGTTATTAAAAACATGGCTTTccagaaatattcaaatatggAACAATCTCTTTTTGCAAGATTTGTACGATTGGGTGTTCCTACAGTTGACCTGGATGGTCAAGGTCGTGCAAGACCCAGCATCTGCAATCTATACAACTGGCGTTATAAAAAATTGGGCAATCTTGCACATGTGGAAAATAGCCCGGAATACTTAGTGGCAAATGCTGGATTCTTATATGACTTTCAACTTATTAACGTCGAAGATTTCAATGGAGTGGGTGAAAGTGAACCCAGTGCCTACTTTTATCAAAATCTCGCTGAAGCTGAGTATTGCGTAGCTGTATTTATGTACATGCGCCTTCTTGGCTATCCAGCTGACAAAATTAGTATATTAACTACTTATAATGGACAAAAGCATTTAATAAGAGACGTAATAAACATAAGATGTGCTAGCAATCCTTTGATAGGTCGACCAAATAAAGTAACAACGGTTGATAAATACCAGGGTCAACaaaatgattatatattactatctCTCGTGAAAACTCGAGCTGTCGGTCACTTACGAGATGCACGACGATTAGTAGTCGCTATGTCAAGAGCGCGTCTTGGCCTTTATGTTTTTGCTAGAGTGTCTCTTTTTAACAACTGTTTTGAATTAACACCCGCATTTGCACAGCTAATGCAGCGGCCATTAAAACTACAACTCCTTCCTCAAGAACACTATCCTACCGAAAGACTTAATGATGCTAATCTCTCTACTTCACCAATGGAAATTGAAGATATGCCTCATATGGCTAAATTTGTCTAcgattattatatagaaaaagttAGTGGTATGAAA gaATCACAAAAAGTATGGCAGAAACCAGGTATGATGCAAACACCTAACAGTCCATCTTACAAAGTTCCTGCTCATCCTGGAGCAGATGATGATACAGATGatgaagaaattaatcaaatggAGGATGAGCaggaaaatatcaaagaagaagagaacaaAGAAccaaaatttgaattaattaaaaatttagttgAGGACCTAACTTCGGAAAATGAAGGCAGTGGTCGTTAG
- the LOC122567358 gene encoding probable G-protein coupled receptor Mth-like 5 isoform X1, with translation MYYLVSALLIIVGILGNHPLLANTDGKANLISVAKCCEHNELLVDDTCTPLTETNETEWRPEFIEEKVNGISRSKPVKPNYQLKIGRPKCQSNEHQWNVYHYRSGEDRLAILTTGVLRHYTTDLTKGKQNEYNGAFGFDNTDSMDEDDFEMVSIHYDYPFGHYCADKAILSRDRLVAMYAMICVPDVVVTWSDTNYLMKHAIDPTFHAISIASYLVVAVVYFVLPQLRDLVGNMITSMTLCLIAGQSASTVRIFTEFGNHISFMIAGMKYMNIHTVMYVSLLAAFFWLNALGYYVWSTFRSRNVFLRVTDGRKYCYYSTYVWGSTVCIAGTAIFAHFALETNKPVVGGKIYPPQETIGWLGISVLFTSIAFTIMIDLSFVLTTANRIKRMSTYGRIHHKMKYSFRMFVFLFAIMSIGWLSFLLSRLNYEALEYCHIVINLLQAILILYVCVFGQRRVTFLLGKTCNCCNSGENIEGLDWGEEMTAINAGY, from the exons ATGTATTATCTCGTGAGTGCGTTGCTTATCATCGTTGGTATACTGGGGAATCATCCCCTTCTTGCAAACACAGACGGGAAGGCAAATTTGATCAGCGTGGCAAAGTGTTGCGAGCACAACGAGCTTCTTGTAGACGACACGTGCACGCCATTGACGGAAACGAACGAGACGGAGTGGAGACCGGAATTCATCGAGGAGAAGGTCAATGGTATATCAAGAAGCAAACCGGTTAAACCGAATTATCAACTGAAGATTGGAAGACCTAAGTGTCAATCCAACGAGCATCAATggaacgtatatcattatcgATCAGGCGAGGATCGGCTCGCGATACTGACAACTGGCGTGTTGCGACACTACACCACCGATTTGACAAAGGGAAAGCAAAACGAATATAATGGTGCATTTGGATTCGACAATACAGATTCAATGGACGAAGATGATTTCGAGATGGTTTCTATTCATTATGATTATCCGTTCGGACATTATTGCGCTGACAAAGCAATTTTGAGCAGAGATCGACTGGTAGCGATGTACGCGATGATTTGCGTACCCGACGTAGTCGTTACATGGTCCGATACCAATTATTTGATGAAACATGCCATCGATCCCACCTTTCATGCTATATCGATAGCTAGTTATCTGGTTGTCGCGGTTGTCTATTTTGTTCTACCACAACTGCGTGATCTTGTGGGAAACATGATAACTAGTATGACTCTGTGCCTTATAGCTGGGCAATCTGCATCTACCGTCAGGATTTTCACGGAATTCGGCAATCACATCAGTTTTATGATTGCCGGTATGAAGTACATgaatattc aTACCGTCATGTATGTCTCCTTGCTAGCTGCATTTTTCTGGTTGAACGCCTTGGGTTACTATGTATGGAGCACTTTCCGTTCACGAAACGTATTTTTAAGAGTAACTGACGGCAGAAAGTACTGTTACTATTCTACGTATGTTTGGGGTTCGACGGTTTGCATAGCGGGCACTGCGATTTTTGCACACTTTGCCTTAGAAACTAATAAACCTGTCGTTGGCGGAAAGATATATCCACCTCAAGAAACAATCGGTTGGCTCGGTATTTCCGTACTATTTACATCGATCGCATTTACGATAATGATTGATTTATCTTTCGTATTAACAACCGCGAACAGGATTAAAAGAATGAGCACATACGGTCGAATTCatcataaaatgaaatacagcTTTAGAATGTTCGTTTTCCTGTTTGCAATAATGAGTATCGGTTGGCTATCATTCCTGCTATCACGACTGAATTACGAAGCGTTAGAGTATTGTcatatcgttattaatttgCTACAGGCAATTTTAATACTATACGTTTGCGTATTTGGACAGAGAAGGGTTACATTCTTACTTGGTAAAACATGCAATTGCTGTAATTCAGGTGAAAATATCGAGGGCCTTGATTGGGGCGAAGAAATGACTGCCATTAACGCGggatattaa
- the LOC122567359 gene encoding probable G-protein coupled receptor Mth-like 1 isoform X1: MKRNVLIKIREMMLNVNYSRRSGTLPVKGLLWISLLMLAITWSQAKDNNCCSDGLISLDTQNCSDGKTINLVCPFGWYIVDPDMRTFDNFTIIEEYGKLWLQFVDTTSTKIEAERFCVAKNQHTGVKIALVCIDIEYDGIQWRNTLFCTLSIISAIFLIITLAVYVLLPELREIQDKAMMAVVTSLTVSYIILSIQMLRQSHGDDYHICVSLGFILYFGFMAVFFWLNIVSFNIWRIVWFKDFMIGDKMLFTIYSIIGWSGPLCLLIAILITHHVEGNHLKPGFGESSCWFNGHEQTWAYFYGPISILLTLNVIYLGLTGWRLWHQYRDYSGSKLRVLRFKCLLYVKLILFMGVTWIFEVLSYADHSKQDFWIPMDILNALQGFIIFLLLVGTRKRVRKLLAKKRPCGIGFPKSWAAYEDEECEEVLPEEVELSQHD, translated from the exons atgaaaagaaatgtattaataaaaatcagagAGATGATGCTGAATGTGAATTATAGCAGGCGTTCGGGCACATTGCCAGTCAAAG GGTTGCTATGGATCAGTCTATTAATGTTGGCGATCACATGGAGTCAGGCGAAAGACAACAATTGCTGTTCGGATGGTCTCATATCGTTAGATACGCAGAATTGTTCTGATGGCAAGACGATTAATCTCGTGTGCCCATTTGGTTGGTACATAGTCGATCCTGACATGCGCACGTTCGATAACTTCACTATAATCGAGGAATATGGGAAACTGTGGCTGCAGTTTGTAGACACGACATCCACAAAAATAGAAGCAGAGAG attCTGCGTGGCAAAAAATCAGCACACTGGTGTCAAAATTGCTTTGGTATGCATAGATATTGAATACGACGGTATTCAATGGAGAAACACATTGTTCTGCACCCTGAGTATCATATCGGCCATATTTTTGATCATCACCTTGGCAGTTTATGTTTTGCTACCAGAATTAAGAGAGATTCAAGATAAAGCAATGATGGCTGTAGTCACGTCATTAACAGTTAGCTATATCATCCTTTCTATTCAGATGTTGAGGCAGTCGCACGGTGATGATTATCATATATGTGTCTCTCTAG GATTCATTCTATATTTCGGTTTTATGGCTGTTTTCTTCTGGTTAAACATCGTCTCATTCAATATATGGAGAATAGTTTG GTTTAAAGATTTCATGATCGGAGATAAAATgctttttactatttattctattatcgGCTGGAGTGGACCATTATGcttattaattgcaattttgatTACTCATCACGTAGAAGGAAACCATCTGAAACCCGGTTTTGGAGAAAGCAGCTGTTGGTTCAACG GACATGAACAAACGTGGGCGTATTTTTATGGACcaattagtattttattaacgttaaacgttatctATCTCGGCTTAACTGGCTGGCGATTGTGGCATCAATATCGTGACTACAGCGGAAGCAAATTACGAGTACTTCGTTTTAAATGCCTGCTTTACGTCAAACTGATACTTTTCATGGGCGTAACATGGATTTTTGAAGTGCTTTCGTATGCTGATCATAGTAAACAAGATTTCTG gATACCGATGGATATACTGAATGCGTTACAAGGCTTTATAATATTCCTCTTGTTGGTTGGGACGCGAAAACGAGTGAGAAAGTTGTTGGCCAAGAAGAGACCTTGTGGGATTGGCTTCCCAAAATCTTGGGCAGCTTACGAGGATGAAGAGTGCGAGGAAGTACTACCTGAAGAAGTCGAATTATCGCAACATGATTag
- the LOC122567358 gene encoding probable G-protein coupled receptor Mth-like 5 isoform X2 produces the protein MYYLVSALLIIVGILGNHPLLANTDGKANLISVAKCCEHNELLVDDTCTPLTETNETEWRPEFIEEKVNGISRSKPVKPNYQLKIGRPKCQSNEHQWNVYHYRSGEDRLAILTTGVLRHYTTDLTKGKQNEYNGAFGFDNTDSMDEDDFEMVSIHYDYPFGHYCADKAILSRDRLVAMYAMICVPDVVVTWSDTNYLMKHAIDPTFHAISIASYLVVAVVYFVLPQLRDLVGNMITSMTLCLIAGQSASTVRIFTEFGNHISFMIADTVMYVSLLAAFFWLNALGYYVWSTFRSRNVFLRVTDGRKYCYYSTYVWGSTVCIAGTAIFAHFALETNKPVVGGKIYPPQETIGWLGISVLFTSIAFTIMIDLSFVLTTANRIKRMSTYGRIHHKMKYSFRMFVFLFAIMSIGWLSFLLSRLNYEALEYCHIVINLLQAILILYVCVFGQRRVTFLLGKTCNCCNSGENIEGLDWGEEMTAINAGY, from the exons ATGTATTATCTCGTGAGTGCGTTGCTTATCATCGTTGGTATACTGGGGAATCATCCCCTTCTTGCAAACACAGACGGGAAGGCAAATTTGATCAGCGTGGCAAAGTGTTGCGAGCACAACGAGCTTCTTGTAGACGACACGTGCACGCCATTGACGGAAACGAACGAGACGGAGTGGAGACCGGAATTCATCGAGGAGAAGGTCAATGGTATATCAAGAAGCAAACCGGTTAAACCGAATTATCAACTGAAGATTGGAAGACCTAAGTGTCAATCCAACGAGCATCAATggaacgtatatcattatcgATCAGGCGAGGATCGGCTCGCGATACTGACAACTGGCGTGTTGCGACACTACACCACCGATTTGACAAAGGGAAAGCAAAACGAATATAATGGTGCATTTGGATTCGACAATACAGATTCAATGGACGAAGATGATTTCGAGATGGTTTCTATTCATTATGATTATCCGTTCGGACATTATTGCGCTGACAAAGCAATTTTGAGCAGAGATCGACTGGTAGCGATGTACGCGATGATTTGCGTACCCGACGTAGTCGTTACATGGTCCGATACCAATTATTTGATGAAACATGCCATCGATCCCACCTTTCATGCTATATCGATAGCTAGTTATCTGGTTGTCGCGGTTGTCTATTTTGTTCTACCACAACTGCGTGATCTTGTGGGAAACATGATAACTAGTATGACTCTGTGCCTTATAGCTGGGCAATCTGCATCTACCGTCAGGATTTTCACGGAATTCGGCAATCACATCAGTTTTATGATTGCCG aTACCGTCATGTATGTCTCCTTGCTAGCTGCATTTTTCTGGTTGAACGCCTTGGGTTACTATGTATGGAGCACTTTCCGTTCACGAAACGTATTTTTAAGAGTAACTGACGGCAGAAAGTACTGTTACTATTCTACGTATGTTTGGGGTTCGACGGTTTGCATAGCGGGCACTGCGATTTTTGCACACTTTGCCTTAGAAACTAATAAACCTGTCGTTGGCGGAAAGATATATCCACCTCAAGAAACAATCGGTTGGCTCGGTATTTCCGTACTATTTACATCGATCGCATTTACGATAATGATTGATTTATCTTTCGTATTAACAACCGCGAACAGGATTAAAAGAATGAGCACATACGGTCGAATTCatcataaaatgaaatacagcTTTAGAATGTTCGTTTTCCTGTTTGCAATAATGAGTATCGGTTGGCTATCATTCCTGCTATCACGACTGAATTACGAAGCGTTAGAGTATTGTcatatcgttattaatttgCTACAGGCAATTTTAATACTATACGTTTGCGTATTTGGACAGAGAAGGGTTACATTCTTACTTGGTAAAACATGCAATTGCTGTAATTCAGGTGAAAATATCGAGGGCCTTGATTGGGGCGAAGAAATGACTGCCATTAACGCGggatattaa